The window GGGCGCGTCGGTAGTGTAGTGGTATCACGTGACCTTGCCATGGTCACAACCGGGGTTCAAATCCCCGCCGACGCACTTTCTCTGATTTCAACGTCAGTAGCCTTGTTTCTCCCTAACTCCAAGACGTGATTACGAAACCTCGAAGAAGCCGACGATCTCTTCGCTCACCACCGCCGGTTTTTCTTGCTGCATAAAGTGACCTGTACCGCGCACGCGCGCAATGCGACAATCGTCGATGATTTCGTCGGCGTGCTCGAAGAGGTCGGGGCCGATACAGCCGTCCTGTTCGCCCGCGAGGACGAGCGTCGGCGTTCGAATCGGCGGTACCTCGTCGATGGAAGGCCAGTCTCCGCGGATGAGCGAGGAGATGGACGACCCAACGATATCCCGGTAGTACTGGAGGGCGGCCTCAACAGTGCCCTCCGCGCGGAAGGTCTCTTTGACCTCGTCGATACGGGTGTCGGAGTAGTCCCAGTTCGGACTCCAGGTTCCCCAGAGGAACTCGACGAGCGCGAAGTCCCGCCAGCGGAGCGCCCGCTCGGGGACGTCGGGCACCTGGAAGAACCACATGTACCAGCTGCGCAGGAGCTGTCTGGGGTGTTTCTGCAGGAGGGCGTCGAAACCGGGCGGGACGGCCATCGTCGCCATCCGCTCGAACGCATCGGGGTCGACGCGGTCGGCGGCGTAGGCGGCGACCGCGCCCCAGTCGTGGCCGACGAGATACGCGTCATCGACGTCGAACCGCTCAGAGAGCGCGGTCTTGAGCGCGACGGCGTCCCGTCCGAGCGCGGTCGCCGAGTAGTCGCCGTCAGGCGCGGGGTCGGTGGGGCCGTAGCCGCGCATGTAGGGCGCGACGGCCGTATAGCCCGCGTCGGCGAGGTTCAACATTATGGGCACCATCGACCCGGCATCGTCCGGGAAGCCGTGGAGACACAGCGCGAGTCGGTCGCCGTCGCCCACGCGAAGACACTCGAATGAGATGCCGTTGGCGTCGATGGTATGGCGTCGAATCCGTTCCGTGTCGGAGCTCATATCCAAGTGGTCAGGCGCGTCTCATAAGTGATTTACCGGCGGGAAGCCGCACGGAGGCTGGCTGCGCGGCCGTCATGCGCTTATAACACGTTCGGGCGCCAACATCCGGTATGGCTGTCGTTGCACTACTCAGCGTCGCACCGGTCATCGAAGACAGTATGGCACGCGAGGTCGCCAAGGCCGTCGAAGCACTCGATGACTACGACGTTGCCTACGAGACGAACCCGATGGGGACGGTCATCGAGGCCGACGACATCGACACCCTGCTTGCGGCGGTCGGCGCGGCCCACAAAGCCGTCGACGGCGACCGCGTCAGCACGTTCCTGAAAATCGACGACAAGCGGACCCGCGACCAGCGCGCGCGTGAAAAAGTAGAGGCCGTCGAGCAGGAACTCGGGCGGCCCGCTCGCAGCGAGGACTGAGACGGACCGTTGTAACGGTTTCCTGGGTATCGTCCGTACGCGTCGACGATATCCAGTAAAAGACTACAACGGTTGGTATACGGAGTGCGCACAGTTAGCGTTCGGTAGGACAAGGAAAAGGCATATCCCCCATCCAGCACACCTTCCAGCATGAGCAATCCCCCCAGCGAGTATTACACTGAAGAACGGTGGAACAACTGGCTCGACCGGCTTCGAGAAGAAGAAATCGACCCCGAGGACGAGGAGTCGGCGCGCCTGCTTTTGAACCTGCAGGACGACGCGGCCATCGCCATCGCGAAAATCGTCACCGACTACGAGGACGGCGAACTCGACGAGGAGGCCGCCGTCGAGGAACTCGCCCGCATTCGAGATATCGTTCTCTCGGAAGTCGACTTCGACGACGAGGAGAAACTCATGCTGGTCGACGGCGTTCAGACTTCGCTGGTCTGTGTCTTCTACGCCGCCGAGGAGTACATCGCTGGGGGACCCACCGAGGAAGGCACCGTCGTGGACTACATCCGCGCCGCGGCCGACGCCGAAGCCGAAGACGACGCCGACACTGCCCTCGCCTACTGCGCACAGGCTGGGACGCTCCTGTTCGCGGGCGAGGAACTCGACATGGACGTCGCCGAGGAAATCGAATACGGCCTCGTCGCCGAGTGGGTCAACGGTCT of the Natronomonas halophila genome contains:
- a CDS encoding alpha/beta fold hydrolase, with the protein product MSSDTERIRRHTIDANGISFECLRVGDGDRLALCLHGFPDDAGSMVPIMLNLADAGYTAVAPYMRGYGPTDPAPDGDYSATALGRDAVALKTALSERFDVDDAYLVGHDWGAVAAYAADRVDPDAFERMATMAVPPGFDALLQKHPRQLLRSWYMWFFQVPDVPERALRWRDFALVEFLWGTWSPNWDYSDTRIDEVKETFRAEGTVEAALQYYRDIVGSSISSLIRGDWPSIDEVPPIRTPTLVLAGEQDGCIGPDLFEHADEIIDDCRIARVRGTGHFMQQEKPAVVSEEIVGFFEVS
- a CDS encoding MTH1187 family thiamine-binding protein, with the protein product MAVVALLSVAPVIEDSMAREVAKAVEALDDYDVAYETNPMGTVIEADDIDTLLAAVGAAHKAVDGDRVSTFLKIDDKRTRDQRAREKVEAVEQELGRPARSED
- a CDS encoding DUF2150 family protein, which codes for MSNPPSEYYTEERWNNWLDRLREEEIDPEDEESARLLLNLQDDAAIAIAKIVTDYEDGELDEEAAVEELARIRDIVLSEVDFDDEEKLMLVDGVQTSLVCVFYAAEEYIAGGPTEEGTVVDYIRAAADAEAEDDADTALAYCAQAGTLLFAGEELDMDVAEEIEYGLVAEWVNGLDSLATALADPEVIDEDE